The following coding sequences lie in one Cannabis sativa cultivar Pink pepper isolate KNU-18-1 chromosome 5, ASM2916894v1, whole genome shotgun sequence genomic window:
- the LOC115717445 gene encoding bifunctional protein FolD 1, mitochondrial, whose protein sequence is MMVGYFMRRMTVSMSWQNKALRQRSSFTTMTHNSILKDSSHGCQILMSPTLVSLDSPDIWASNNHHTHYQFSSNRNFSNEQTAAVINGQLMADEIRSKIACEVRRMEDSIGNVPGLAVIMVGDRRDSQTYVRNKILACEEVGMVSTVTALPNDCTEHELLSAVASFNVDPSVHGVLVQLPLPQHLDVRKISDVLSLEKDVDGFHPINIGNIAMRGREPLFISCTPKGCIELLIRSGIEIMGKKAVVIGRSNIVGLPASLLLQRHHATVSIVHAFTENPEHITREADILITAVGMPKLVRGNWLKPGAVVIDVGTSPIEDASCELGYRLMGDVCYEEAVRVASAVTPVPGGIGPMTIAMLLCNTLDAAKRAHNFI, encoded by the exons ATGATGGTTGGGTATTTCATGCGGAGAATGACAGTGTCAATGTCATGGCAGAACAAGGCACTTAGACAGAGAAGCTCATTTACAACCATGACCCATAATAGTATCCTCAAGGACAGTAGCCATGGCTGCCAAATTCTTATGTCCCCAACTCTTGTCTCCTTAGACTCCCCTGACATTTGGGCTTCCAACAATCATCATACCCATTACCAATTTTCATCGAATCGAAATTTCT CCAATGAGCAGACTGCTGCAGTAATTAATGGCCAGTTGATGGCAGATGAAATCAGGTCAAAAATAGCTTGTGAGGTGAGGAGAATGGAGGATTCCATTGGAAATGTTCCTGGCTTAGCTGTAATTATGGTTGGAGACAGAAGGGACTCGCAAACATATGTTCGCAACAAAATTCTTGCTTGTGAAGAAGTAGGAATGGTATCAACCGTAACTGCACTCCCAAATGATTGCACAGAACATGAATTACTTAGTGCCGTGGCGAGTTTTAACGTTGATCCATCTGTTCATGGGGTCCTTGTGCAGCTTCCTCTGCCTCAG CATTTGGATGTCAGAAAAATTTCAGATGTGCTGAGCCTAGAAAAAGATGTAGATGGTTTCCATCCAATCAACATAGGAAATATTGCCATGAGAGGGAGGGAGCCATTATTCATTTCCTGTACTCCAAAAGGTTGCATCGAGCTGTTAATCAGGTCTGGCATTGAAATAATGGGGAAGAAAGCTGTTGTGATAGGAAGAAGTAACATCGTTGGATTGCCTGCATCATTGCTGTTGCAG AGGCACCATGCCACAGTTAGTATTGTCCATGCATTCACAGAAAACCCGGAACACATCACGCGTGAAGCTGACATTTTAATCACCGCTGTGGGAATGCCTAAGCTGGTGCGCGGAAATTGGCTAAAGCCTGGTGCTGTTGTTATAGATGTGGGAACTAGTCCAATAGAG GATGCCAGCTGCGAGTTAGGCTACCGTCTAATGGGAGATGTTTGTTATGAAGAAGCAGTGAGGGTGGCATCCGCTGTCACCCCGGTTCCTGGAGGAATCGGACCTATGACCATTGCCATGCTCCTATGTAACACCCTTGATGCTGCAAAGCGTGCACATAATTTCATTTGA
- the LOC115716694 gene encoding uncharacterized protein LOC115716694 has translation MASTEGLVPITRTFLSSYYDKYPFAPLSDDVSRLSSQIRSMANDLLRDLPPSQGESLLLHESDSPPPHKIDENMWKNREHIEEILFLLDTSHWPPTLQQHNTPDDAELAVILGQIKSKFQNTLKALETFQATNSERVFNTVMTYMPQDFRGKLIRQQRERSERNKQAVVDALINSGGSIHDRYALLWDQQMERRKQLAQLGSATGVYKTLVKYLVGVPQVLLDFTRQINDDDGPMEEQRHRYGPPLYNLTAMVLFIRLFLSLAWGRFEARKLKREDVGVFEQAVDVYTTEFVRFITFISEVFANSPFFISAEEAGALEGRKNDDYKEITVPAGKCHEILLSVDAINSYIAWDFSVVQGKITVDIGFSVEYTNPSGEKTLILPYRRYESDQGNFCTCMAGDYRLIWDNSYANFFKKALRYKVDCIPPVVEPLPSGTQVEE, from the exons ATGGCGTCCACGGAGGGTCTTGTACCTATAACGAGAACTTTCCTTTCATCTTACTACGACAAATACCCTTTCGCTCCTTTATCCGATGACGTCTCTCGTCTCTCCTCTCAAATTCGCTCCATGGCTAATGATTTACTCCGTGACCTTCCCCCCTCTCAAg gtgaAAGCTTATTATTACATGAATCTGACTCTCCACCACCCCATAAAATCGATGAGAACATGTGGAAGAATCGAGAACATATTGAAGAGATTCTCTTCTTACTTGATACATCTCATTGGCCTCCCACG CTCCAACAGCACAATACTCCTGATGATGCTGAACTTGCTGTTATTCTGGGGCAGATCAAATCTAAATTTCAGAACACTTTGAAAGCTTTAGAAACATTCCAAGCTACAAATTCTGAACGCGTGTTCAATACAG TTATGACATACATGCCTCAAGATTTTCGAGGAAAACTTATCAGACAACAAAGAGAACGTTCTGAGAGGAATAAACAAGCTGTAGTTGATGCTTTAATTAATTCTGGAGGAAGTATACATGATCGATATGCACTTCTATGGGACCAACAAATGGAGAG GAGGAAACAGTTAGCTCAGCTTGGTTCAGCTACAGGTGTATACAAAACCCTCGTGAAGTACTTGGTTGGGGTTCCACAG GTTTTACTAGATTTCACCCGTCAAATAAATGATGATGATGG tcCAATGGAAGAGCAAAGACATCGTTATGGACCACCTCTATATAACCTTACAGCGATGGTGCTTTTTATTCGGCTCTTTCTTTCATTGGCTTGGGGGCGGTTCGAGGCTAGAAAGTT AAAGAGGGAAGATGTTGGTGTCTTTGAACAGGCAGTTGATGTCTACACTACTGAGTTTGTAAGGTTCATCACATTTATTAG TGAGGTGTTCGCAAATTCACCCTTCTTTATCTCAGCAGAGGAAGCTGGTGCATTGGAAGGAAG GAAAAATGATGATTACAAAGAAATAACTGTTCCAGCTGGAAAATGTCACGAG ATTTTGCTGTCAGTAGATGCAATTAATTCATACATCGCCTGGGATTTCTCTGTTGTACAGGGCAAGATAACTGTG GATATTGGATTTAGTGTGGAATATACAAATCCTTCTGGAGAAAAAACT CTAATTTTACCTTATCGACGTTATGAATCTGATCAA GGTAACTTTTGCACATGCATGGCTGGAGATTACAGACTGATTTGGGACAACTcatatgcaaatttctttaaGAAG GCGCTGCGTTACAAAGTGGATTGTATACCTCCAGTTGTAGAGCCATTACCAAGCGGAACCCAAGTTGAAGAATGA